TAAAGGAACCAGAAGTTTTGCAGCCTGTGTGGTGGTGCCAAGTTTTCTAGATCAGCTGCAAAATCACATCAATGGAAAAAAACGCCTATAGAAGTTGAAATTGCAAAGGGCCAAGAATAAAAACATGTCCATGAGACCAGCCAAGCGTTTTTAGGAGAATgccgagaaaaaaaaaagaagattgcCAAACCAAACCGCTTTGATTCTTATAGACAACTTTATAATCTTCTTTTAATATGGTTTTCTTTGATTACGATCAAAAAGTGATGAAGCTACATCTCACTCTTAAGAATACTTGTCTTATTGATTCTCATCAAAGAAGATGACTAGATGAGACTCATTTGGATTCTCATTAGTTTGTTTTCAGCCGTAATGTTAACAACTATTATATTGTTCTGTTTTGTAAGGAAGCGGCAAAGTAAACATATGGTGTTGTATCTTTAAGATCAAAAGTTGGTTTCTTAGCTCACAAGTAACTATTGACAACATGGTCAAGCACAGAGTCGACCATGCATAGAGTAGACATGTCACTGTTGTGTTTATGTTGGGAAATAACGCCATTGATCCTTTTCCCGCCTTTACGGCTAGGAGGATGAGAGAAAATGATGATGGTGGCAGCTCCTCCGATGCTTAACAATAGAAAgttaagaaaagaagaaaaaagttgaggaagaagaaaataaaatttttctatctttggaaaaaaaagttaaaaaagaaatttaagagATTTAAAGATTTTTAGAATATTCGGTAACCTTTTTACCtcaaatattaattacaaatttgGAAGAAATCAAATTCTATCTTGCTTAGAAAATAGAGGAAGGCGATGTTCTACACTACCGGTAGTAGATGAATGAGAATATGGTAGAATGTAGATTCTGAAAAATTATACATCAGGTTAATGTTTAGATGATCTAATCTACAATATTGTAGAATATAGAAGAACACGTAGATCGAGAACTATGCAGTAGTAAATGGATTAATATTCgctatattacttattttaaatCTGGtaaattattgtgtgttttagtGGATTCCCAATTCTAAACTGTCGTAGATGATAGATTaggtttattgatattttagaccaattttgaaattgttttttctaaaataatttcatCTCAAAAGTATCATGTCTTTTTTGGcttctcaatatatatatatatatttgataatttagGTAATCCGGACACTCCGGAGGAAACTCGACTAACGCCTAAGTACACTTCCGCATAAGGCATTCTGGAGGGCTGCCTTTTTCATCCTATTTTAATCGACGGTGGCCAATAGGATTCGAACCCGGGTCCGTATTGGGGCCAAAGCTCCCTCAAAACTACTGAACCGTCCTCAATATATTGATATGCATTTCTATAAAATGTAAGGGTATGCAATATCCAAAAGTGAAAAAGTTAGTTTTATTAGCTGAGATCAGTTGTTCATTTTTAGcaaatttctctttttatttgacTTTCATGGCATGTGTAACTTTTCCATAAATGACTCGCGATTGGTGATATAGGCTAAAACTGGGTGGACTTACTACGTTCCTGGTGGGTTTTGAAATCTTTGGATATTTTGAGTTGCTGGAAGCTCCGATATTCGTATTAATGTTTGTGAAATGACAAAATTGAGATATGACATATATCTTCAGCCGCATATGAATATCTTATCAGTACGTTGTTAGTAGAGGGACTTAAGGTGTAATGTACTAGCACTTATATAGTGTGCTTTCTTTATGTAAAAAAGAAACATTAGCTTGATACATCATTAGAATAAACACTTAACAACatgtatttaattaattactaaacttaactaacaatatatatatttatatgggtttatatttatactataATTCAAATATGGGCCATAACAGAAAAACAagtttattagttttattcCCTGTTCGGAAATTCGCTAGACGCTGTACGCACGttcgggttgggcctagcgaGTTGTGAaaaaatcggagattaatcggggattaatcggaGATTAGTTTTGTAtgttattgttatatatatagttatatctaTACGTTATCCAATTATTTAGTGTGGCCTAGCGGTTTGGGTGCCTATATATTAGTGTCATAACTCGGGTTCGAGTAAGGAAGGGGGCTTTTTTGCTGTTTTTTTACCTTCTTTTTAGTGAACACAAATTACTAAAATGTCCCTATCTTCTTCCTCTCGCCTGTCGAACCAGAAACCCTAAGTGCCGCGTTCTACCCCTGTTATTCATCAATTTTCAAccgttttcaataatttttgaCCCGATTATGCCAGATTTTTAACGAATCACAAGATTATGAgcataaaatttcaaaaaaaagatttttttttgctaaggaACCGAGTTTTTAAGCGAATCAGACCAAATCGCCACGGCTCCTTACCGAATAGCGTTTAAACGGCGATTAAACGGGCAAGTCGGTCGCGTTTTAGAACATGAGTTTTATTAACTAAAGTAATAGATACTTAAACAGTTTGTAAAAATCGTTaatcttacaaaatttttaGGGAAACCAAATAATGTAACACTAGGATAAGACTCGCGCTTTGCGCATATTgagttatattattaaaatattaaacatattgTACTGacaaatttaagatttatatatgatcgaattttttttatatgtatacaatttttgatTGTTTATATAATCATCTATATGTTGGGTCGAGacatttggatatttttttactaacttattagtaaataaaatttatatatttctgatTTTGAAGTTacactaattttcaaaatatcagatttttactttcttttcGACAACATAagatgaaaaatttaaatatgaaaagacaattaaaatttgattaggCTCATTAGGGCAACATAAAATTTTGTAGCCCGGCTATTATTATACTTAAGGCTCAAATATAGAAAGATGATGGTATTATTTGTTTGTAACCGATACTTTGTATAGGAATGAAAGTTACGTTAACATGATATATATCATTAACTACTACAAAAggtcattattaatgttttccTAGACTACAAAAAACAATTAGGCAGGTGCCTAAGCCTTCtctttcaatataatttttttttcataatctaAGTTCTAAATAATTGTGTTGcaagaaaaaataattgatatataaGTTCGTTTCGTATTAACAAAACAACgtagtttatattatttttattttgtagatgTCACTTAATTAGGATGTAAATTAAGTGACACCTAAGcaaaaaaatttttaattaacacaaacttaaggttacaatttttttaaaaattttctattaatatataagggattattTCCAACTTACCGTCTTCTTCTACTCACGATCACTTTCAAGAACTAAAGAGTTCTTATTGACAAAGCTTTCCATTTCACCTTTCCTCGCAAATCATTATAATTaaggtaatattatttttcttctttccaaTTACTTTGTTATTTACTTGATTAATTTTCATCTGTTTTGCCAAATCGTGAATAACAATCATAAATGTATATGTTGATAGAAAGATTTCATCGAACAAAAGACACCAACCAAGTGGATCAAAATATAgacaaaagaagataaaaaatgaagaagcaaaatttcaagaaaatggTTTATTGAggtattttaaaatctaaaactctTGATAGTAGCTTTGACGAAAATAATGATGAAGGAAGAGGGCCATGAGAGTGGAGAGGGCCATGAGAGTGACGTCCTAATCTCTCCTTCCAGATTCAGTGTACTTGCTCTTGAAGGACAGGGGGAGGTAGGGAACGATGAGAAGGGCGAGGACAGTAGTGATGAGAAGGGCGAGGACAGCAGTGATGAGAAGGGGGAGGATGTAAATGTGGACTTGGATATTGAAGAGGGTGAGCTGGTTGCAAAAGAGTAAGATTTGAAGGCTAAAGACGCAAATAAGATTGCTCGGTTCCGTACTGGGACAAGTCTTAAGTTGAGTAAGCAGATTCCAGCTCGTTCTAAGGACCTTAAGTGTAAGAATCAGTCCAACATAAGAAAGACTTCCTCCCGGAAGTTATAATGTTGTTCTTTATCTGGAATATGCGGGGGTTCAACTTGCCGCACAAACACAGAGAGCTTCGCAGATGGGTACAGGCGGAGAAGTTTATGTTTGGATGCTTGTTGGAAACTAGGGTACAACAAGGAAATTTTGCTGATTGTTTGGAAGCGGCTTTACCTGGTTGGGCAGCTATGTCTAACTATGAATTCAATCCTTTAGGGAGGGTCTGGTTCTGCTGGTCTGACAAGGTTGTGGTCACTAAGCTTCATAGTAGTGCACAGGTCATTACCTATGCAATTCAGATTCCTGAGACGCAGGAGCAGTTCATATGTTCAGCGGTCTATGCATCAAACTGTGAAGTGGAAAGAAGACGGCTTTGGTGGGAACTTCGGGGAACTCAGGCCGCTTATAGCCATCTAGACATGCCTTGGATAGTGGCTGGTGATTTTAATGCGATTCTTTCTTCTAGTGAACACTCCCGGAGATGCTTAACAAGCTCTAGCCAGATGGGAATGACGCAGATTCAGGAGGCGGTGGGGGATTGCAATCTAACTGATCTTACGCATTCAGGAGTGATATTTACATGGTGGAATAATCAGGAAGCTGATCCTATTGGCAAGAAACTGGATCGGGCTCTCATCAATGGATCATGGCTTCGAAGTATCCGCAAGCGTCTTGTCGATTTGAGGCAGGGGGATTTCAGATCACGCAGGATGTGTGGTACGTCTTTCTGGTGTTGTGAACGAGGTGAGGAAACCTTTTAGGTTCTTTAACTACCTTACTGAGCATCCAGACTTCCTCCCCACGGTGAAGAGAGTTTGGGACTCCACTCAACCTATACATCACTCCCGTACAGCTTTAAGTAGATTCCATGCTAAGTTAAATCTCTTAAAGTATGATATGCGGCTGCTTAATAAGACACATTATGGGGATCTTCCTGCGAGGACTAAACAAGCTCTTGAGGAGATGTGTCGCTGCCAAAACTTGGTGCTGCAGGACCCGAGTCCGGTAAATGTTGCTGCAGCAGCGGCAGCGTCTGACCGGTGGAATAAGCTGGCTAGTATTGAAGAGAAGTTTTTCCGACAGAAATCATGTATTAGATGGCTTCGTGCAGGGGATCATAACACAGGTTTTTTCCATCGGGCGGTGCAGACTAGATCATCAAGGAACACAATCTCCTTTCTCGTTACAGAGGCAGGAACGACACTTACAAAACTCACAGATATTAAGAGAGAGGCAGTTCTACATTTCCAGCGATTCCTCCAAACTCAGGATCAGGAAACTGTTGATGATCCTGGCCCCAGGAACTGATAACCTATAGATGTTCGTCGGAGTCAGCTGCTGGTCTTATAGCTCCAGTGTCTGAAAAGGAAATCTTATCTGCATTGCATGCTTTACCCAATGATAAGGTCTCGGGGCCTGATGGATTTACCAAGGAATTTTTTAATGCTGCTTGGGCAATTGTTGGAAAGGAGTTTATCATTGCGGTGCAGTCTTTCTTTCTATTTGGCTTCTTACCCACTGGCATCAATGCAACAATTCTTTCCCTTATACCTAAATCGGTGGAAGCGAAGACCATGAAGGACTACCGACCGATTGCCTGTTGCAATTTACTATATAAGGTCATTTCTAAAGTCCTTGCTCGTCGGCTCAAGACAATCCTGCCAGAGGCCATAGAAGTTAATCAGACAGCGTTTATCAAGGGGCGCCTATTGCTTGAAAATGTCCTCCTTGCTTCAGAATTGGTAAACGGGTACCATAGGACCTCCAACTCCAACAGATCAACAGTGAAGTTTGACATCTCGAAAGCCTTTGATACCGTCAAATGGTCGTTCATCACTTCTGTTTTGCAAGCTATGGGCCTACCTCTGCAGTTTATCCTCTGGATTAAGGTTTGTATTTCATCGGCTGCTTTCTCTGTCTCCGTGAACGGCAGTCTGGATGGTTTCTTTACAAGTGCTAGGGGTATACGACAGGGATGTTCTCTGTCACCACACCTCTACGTTATCTTGAATAATGTCCTCTCTAAGATGTTAAACAAAGCTGCGGAAGAGCATCAGTTTGGTTATCATCCCCAATGTAAAGAAGTGAGACTCACTCATCTATGCTTCGCTGATGACATTCTAGTTTTCACTGATGGTTCTGTTGGTTCGCTGAGAGGAGTTCTGAGGGTGATGGAGCAGTTTGCAAATATCTCCGGTCTTCATATCAATGCCTCAAAGTCATCCATATTTGCCACAGGTCAGCACATAAACCCTTTGCTAAGTGAAGCCGTGAGTTTGGGGATAACAGTGGGAAGTTTACCAGTCAAGTACTTGGGTATGCCGCTTACTACCAAAGCTTTAACAAAGCAAGACTACGAGCCATTGATAGACAAGGTCAGAGGCAGAATGTTATCTTGGAGGAACAAGTATTTATCCTATGCGGGGAGGCTACAGTTGATCAAATCAGTCATTACAAGTATTGTAAACTTTTGGAGTCAAGCTTTTATTCTTCCTAAAGCTTGTTTGGATACAATTGAAAGCATGTGCAGCGCTTTTTTGTGGTCTGGCTCTCCAATGCAGACGCACAAAGCCAAGGTGGCTTGGGAGGATCTCTGCTGTCCTAAAGAGGAGGGTGGTCTTGGCATCAGGAAGTTGCGTGATTCATCAAAGGTCTTTGCGCTAAGTTTAATTTGGAGGATTTTTTCGAATTCAAGCTCTCTATGGGTCTCTTGGATTCAACGCTACTTACTGCGCCAGAATTCGTTTTGGGAAGTAAGGGGGGATGGAAAAGGATCTTGGATCTGGAGGAAGCTTCTCAAGTTGAGAGAGTTGGCCTATCAGTTCATCCGGTTTGAGATTAACGATGGTCACACTGCAGTTTTTTGGCATGATGACTGGTTGCAGATGGGGAGACTCATGGATATCATGGGCGATGTGGGTACGTACTACCTTGGGGTTGAGAGAACCGCTCGAGTTAGTGAAGCAGTTCTGGGTCAGCAATGGAACATCAGGGGTCACAGGAGTAGGCATTACCATGCACTTCATGACCGTATCCAGAATGAAAGGGTACCACTTGATGAACATGGTAGAGACGTGGTGCTTTGGAAGCATGCTGAGAACACATATAAACCGCACTTCTCTTCTAGTAGAACTTGGGATCAGGTACGGGTGAAGAAAAATAAGGTGGTCTGGAGCAAGAGTGTTTGGTTTCCACAGGGCGTTCCTAGATACTCTTTTATTGTTTGGCTGGCAATAAAGGATCGACTATCAACTGGAGTGCGTATGAGGGCGTGGGGCATACATCAAGGTTGCTTGATGTGTGGAGAAAGGGATGAGTCGAGGGACCATATCTTTTTTGCTTGTCCCTTTACTTTCACTGTCTGGAATAGACTTGCAGGTCGGCTGTGTGGGCGAAGGATCAATCCTGACTGGAGTCTTACTTTGCAATTTGTTACCAGAAACACTCTTAGCAGCTTGGACAAGATACTAGTCCAAATGCTGTTTCAGACATGCATCTATTACATGTGGAAGGAGAGGAACGATCGTAGACATTAGAAAGGTTATCATAGTACAGAGCAAGCTATCCGAATCATCGACAAGGCCATACGGAATCGAATCAGTTCTCTTCGATACAAACCTGATCATAAGTTAGCCGGGTTGATGCAGCGTTGGTTTGAGGTTTTTGATTACACATAGGTCTTTACGAGCATTTTCTTTGTATAGCTCATAGCTTATAGTTTTATCACCCATTGTAAATGCATATTCTTTacttgatcaataaatttcacatttcatcaaaaaaaataataataataatgatgaaCAACATGCTACTTTAGAAGAAGATGAGtaggtaaaaatatatatatgagtatCATGGAGAAGATCCAGAAAATATGAATGTTGTGAATGAGGGAGAATTGAATGTAAAAGATGATGGGAATAAGAAAGAAAGTCAAAAGACTGATAATCTAGAGGGGTCTTGTAGATATGTATGATCCTGGAAATTGGGATAACATAAATAGAGGGTGAAATGAGTAGAGAGATTTTGTGGTTTTACAAGTTCCGACAAAAAGATTGTCAATAGATTATAACTTTCCCAAGGATGATCTTAAGAGGTACATTTCTAACATTTGTATTATACACATAATTCTGTGATGGAAAAAACAAGACTGGTGTTGGttaatttattaaaagaaaGTAAACAAGATGTTATATTTTTGCTGCAAATTATTCAATGGAAGTGACAATAGCCAACTGGTATTTATCGGGTTCAGCGATTGGAGAGATCTTTTGAAAAGGCTTAAAGAACATGAAGTTGGCCGTGACCAAATTTTGTGTATGAAGCAATGGGCATAACTATATCTCAGGCTGCAAAAGAATTAGACAGTTGATAAATATGCTCAAGATGAAATCAATAAAGAGAAAATCCATTGGAGACAAGTGCTGCTTAGGAAACTTTATGTAGCGAAAACTCTAACTAAGCAAAATTTAACTTTTCAAGGAAGCAACGAAAAGATTGGAGGTTGTGGGAAATTCTTAAGCTTTATCGAGATGGTTGCTGATTTTGGTCTTGTGATGATAGAACATCTTAGAAGACTTAAAGAAGGTGAATCTCGTTCTCATTATCTTTGTAACAGAATTCAGAATGAGTTAATAGCCTTGTTAGGTAATGATATCAAATGTATGATTGTCAAGAAAGTTCAAAGTGTAAAGTTTTTCTCTATTATTCTTGATTGCACTCAAGATATTAGTCATCATGAACAAAAAACTGTTATCATACATTATGTAGATGTATCAACAACTTCAGTTAAGgttgaatttatttttttaaacattcctgaaagttaattttatatttggaaAACGACTTTTTCGTGAGCTGTAAGATGTGTTGGTTGCTTTGATTTGCAAATTGATGATGTTAGTGGGCAAGGTTATGATAATGGCTTTAATATGAAGGAGTAGCATAAAGGAGTTAACAAGagattttttgaaattaattgacAACATTTTATAAACCATGTAGCTGTCATTGTTTGAATCTTGGACTATGTGATATGGCAACCACTTTTTGGAAGGCGATCTCGTTTTCTGGGACTATCTAGTGTACTTATAACTTcttttcagttcaaataagtAATGTAAAACATTTGAAGATCATGTAGATGGCCTTACACTTAAGTCTTTGTCAAACACTTACAGGGAAAGCCATGTTGAAAGTATTAAGGCAATATGATTTTAAGATCCTAAAATCATGGGAACTTTAGTTTACATTGCTAAAAATGTTCCACTTAAGCGCAAAACTGAATGTCTTGCAACAAGTGAAACATATGGAATTGACATTTTTGAATTATTGATTTCTTTGGTTACTGGTATAATCTTTTATCTGTTGTTAACATAATGAGAAAGTTTGCAATCGAAAGACATGGATAGTGTTGTCGCTATTGCTCAACTTAAGGGGttggttttttattttcaaaaatatagagAATCATGTTTTAAGAAAGCAAAATTAGAAGCTAAAGTAATTGAAGAGTCTATGGAGATTGAGGTTGTATTCCCCAAGAAATCAAAGCAGATCATAAAAATGATAGTGTGGTCAAGATCCAGAGAAAGTAAAGGGAAGTGTAGTATTCATATTGTCAGCTGAAGAGAATTATAGAGTTGACTAGTTCATCGAAATCATGGATCAAGCTCTATACTCACTTAGGACAAGATTTGAACAACTCCAGAAGTATGaacaaatatttagatttttgtttgatttaaaaaaactgTAGTCAGTGATGATAGTTTGATGGTTTCTTGTGCCAATCTTGAATATTCTTTTAACACATGGTGATTCAGATATGGTTGATAATGATCTTTTTGTTGAACTTAAAGTTCTAAGAAAAGTTTTACCAGAAGAAATTAAGAAGCCTATTGAATTACACCTTTTGAAAAGTGTTCATGATTATTATCCAAATTTATGGATCGCTTATCGAGTGCTATTGACGATTCTTGTTTCAGTTGCATCAGCTAAGAGGAGTTTTTTAAAGCTAAAACTAATGCGGACTTAATtactttataaatgtttattaatatatgtgttattaatttaaagaatattattatctttacttttaaataatattattagtttttaaaattagataatCAATTATAagcaaaattaataatttaatccTAGGTGCATATtctgaatatttaaaatatattaagattAATGTATTATTCTTTTAGTTTCTATCTTTTTTATGTATAATCTCTAAAAAAGTATGAAAGTCAAGAGTATAGtgataaatttattcatttAGAATTTTAGTCGTTataacttttaatgtgagagtTTGATTGTGGAAAATAAGTTCGCATATAATTGTAGAGATTTCTCTCAGTAGATTTGACTTCAAATTAACTTTTCTCTTAGTAGATTTGtccaattgtattttttttttgacaaacagATTTGTCCAATTGTATTTGCACCATAATTATAATGACTTCTAATTAACTTTGCTATTTCACAGATTAGCCATACAGATACTTATTCCAGTATATGCTACCGAGCTTAGGCCTGGGATTTTTATCCATAACCGAatacccgaaccggaaccgacccgaaatagaccggttcggttcggtttggtccTAGACAATTTATCCGATGGGTATTAGTGTTAATTATCTatgggtatcggttcggtttcggtttttaCCCGAAACCGAACAGGTACCCGTTTAACCTGAATTCTATgtttaaaaaacatagatttgtaTCTTCTGAGGGTTGAACCCGGGTTGGATAGGCAAAGCAATAACTGTTATACCACTAGACTAGTTCAACTTTGTTGTATGTAATACAtgttactaatatatatacgaTTTCTATTTACTTTTCCTTAAAAagatagaataaataaataaaaaactggtatataattattttattttgcaaatatttatataattcacaTAAGAAACGGGTATCcagaaccgacccgaaaccgGTAGTATCCGATccgaaacccgaaccgaaatctaCTAAGTATCCATTGGGTATAGAATTTATTTATCCGAAAAACCCGGACCCGATCGGTTCCTATCCGAGCCTGAACCGAATATCCGAAATCCCAGCCCTAACCGAGCTGAACCGTGGGAAAACGATAGACAACCTTTGACCCAGCAGGCAAGTAGGTAGCTCAACCTTACCCACCTGTATGAATGTTCATTAGAGATAGTCTCGCCTAATTATCCAAAGCTTGTCAAAGTTCTACCCTCTCTCACCAACAGTGTTACACCGAACACAAGGATACATAGCACGCGCTCATATGCACGTGTAACGAACGCGATCACACGTGAGTTGCGAGTTCGCTGATGCTCCGCGAGTAAGACCAACACGCCATCTTCTTCTCTCAGCCATCATGCGTACACGTACAAACATTATCTATATTTCTTTcctttacaaaatatattctccgttttcattttaaaaaaacttttaaacaaCATATCCAAGGTATAAAGATAAATATTGAAACGCATTTTATATTACAGAAAATAATAGATCAGAAAAGTAAGCGaattacatattattatttcttttggCAAACCCGAATTACATATTTCTCTTTCTGTTTATCATATTTCTTTCCTTTTAAAATAGGTTCTctgtttttgttcattttataAAAACGTTTTCATCTTTGTAAATATGGGATAAACATAATCAAATGGTCTCTTAGTCTAGTGGTAAAGAGGTTTTAGCCGAAGTTTTCGTCCTGAATACGATTTTTCTTGGCCATGCATACATGCTTTAAGTGATAAGAAAACTCAGATTTCTATGGATTTTTTGCTGAATAGTTTTTGGGTCTAAAAAGCTTTTGGGATCAcaccaaaattataaaaaaaatgcaataaacataaatattgaaATACATGCTTaatacaatgaaaaaaaaaacaaatcatataagtaagatAATTGTCTATTTTAAGTAAGAGAATTAcatcttttcatttattatgtttttctttttaaaaaatattggacAATTTTCTTCTTTAAGAAAAAATCGAACTTTACAAATATGGGATTATGATAAATAATGAAATgcatagttatatatatataaagaaaaaaatcatgaaaataagaaaattgtaAGTTTTTAGTAATAAAGTTTTCTATGAATTTTGTTTATCAATTCttatctttaaaaatatatatatcatccgtttttttttttttttgttaaaaaaaagaaatcccGTCTTTATAAGTaagagataaatataaatattgaaacgcttcttttggaataaaaaatcaaaatcctaaaagGAAGAGAATTGTTTCCTATAAGCAGGAGCAGACGTCAAGGTGTGTTGGCACTGTGTAAACCTATTTATTccattttatttaacaaaatcaaTTCAGATTATCTTGGGATCCTCGACTCAATATTTGttccgactctctctctctctctctctctccctctcccgtGAATCCTGGTTGTTTCTTACGTAAGCGTGTACGACTCTCTGCGATGGCCAAGGTTTTCGAAGCAGCGGACGCGAGCAACCTGATGACGGAGCTGCGTATGAGCTTCGATGCCGGAGTAACTCGCAGTTACGAGTGGAGAGTCTCTCAGCTTAAGAAGCTTCAAGTAATCTGCGATAACCACGAGCCTGAGATCGTCTCCGCTCTCCACGACGATCTCGGCAAACCTGAGCTCGAGTCTTCCGTTTACGAGGTCAAACACTTTCATTCTCTCCCCTTTACCATGTCTTGAACAAGAGATTTTCGTTCGATTAGGTTATTGTCTTACTTGTGGTCGGTGTCATTAATGTGATATCACCTAGTTTTGTGACCATGATGTTGTGGTTCGACACTTGTACAAACACTGCGTAGGTAGAGAGACTTAAatgcatctcttttttttttccttcttcatGTGTTATAGGGAATCA
The sequence above is drawn from the Brassica napus cultivar Da-Ae chromosome A8, Da-Ae, whole genome shotgun sequence genome and encodes:
- the LOC125576881 gene encoding uncharacterized protein LOC125576881, which produces MRGFNLPHKHRELRRWVQAEKFMFGCLLETRVQQGNFADCLEAALPGWAAMSNYEFNPLGRVWFCWSDKVVVTKLHSSAQVITYAIQIPETQEQFICSAVYASNCEVERRRLWWELRGTQAAYSHLDMPWIVAGDFNAILSSSEHSRRCLTSSSQMGMTQIQEAVGDCNLTDLTHSGVIFTWWNNQEADPIGKKLDRALINGSWLRSIRKRLVDLRQGDFRSRRMCDFLPTVKRVWDSTQPIHHSRTALSRFHAKLNLLKYDMRLLNKTHYGDLPARTKQALEEMCRCQNLVLQDPSPELITYRCSSESAAGLIAPVSEKEILSALHALPNDKVSGPDGFTKEFFNAAWAIVGKEFIIAVQSFFLFGFLPTGINATILSLIPKSVEAKTMKDYRPIACCNLLYKVISKVLARRLKTILPEAIEVNQTAFIKGRLLLENVLLASELVNGYHRTSNSNRSTVKFDISKAFDTVKWSFITSVLQAMGLPLQFILWIKVCISSAAFSVSVNGSLDGFFTSARGIRQGCSLSPHLYVILNNVLSKMLNKAAEEHQFGYHPQCKEVRLTHLCFADDILVFTDGSVGSLRGVLRVMEQFANISGLHINASKSSIFATGQHINPLLSEAVSLGITVGSLPVKYLGMPLTTKALTKQDYEPLIDKVRGRMLSWRNKYLSYAGRLQLIKSVITSIVNFWSQAFILPKACLDTIESMCSAFLWSGSPMQTHKAKVAWEDLCCPKEEGGLGIRKLRDSSKVFALSLIWRIFSNSSSLWVSWIQRYLLRQNSFWEVRGDGKGSWIWRKLLKLRELAYQFIRFEINDGHTAVFWHDDWLQMGRLMDIMGDVGTYYLGVERTARVSEAVLGQQWNIRGHRSRHYHALHDRIQNERVPLDEHGRDVVLWKHAENTYKPHFSSSRTWDQVRVKKNKVVWSKSVWFPQGVPRYSFIVWLAIKDRLSTGVRMRAWGIHQGCLMCGERDESRDHIFFACPFTFTVWNRLAGRLCGRRINPDWSLTLQFVTRNTLSSLDKILVQMLFQTCIYYMWKERNDRRH